In Streptomyces sp. NBC_01408, one DNA window encodes the following:
- a CDS encoding iron-siderophore ABC transporter substrate-binding protein, whose product MSTGTRPALTRFGRIFPRVAVATAAAVALAACGGGTEKKEAESTPSAAPDAKSAAFPVTVDHKYGSTTIDKAPAKVVTLGLSDQDAVLALGIKPVGAVNWFKEDPYGKWPWAKDKWGDAKPAIVGERDEYNIEKIAALKPDLIIAQYSGMKKEQYDTLSKIAKVVAQPKDLPDYGASWQVMTRQIGKSLGKDTETEKLIADIDARFKAVREKHPDFATKTIAVADSFEAGKYSAFTKTDPKSIFFSELGFKLKPEIDAMVAQPGFNVAELSAEKLDVLDVDRLVWVTSSTEANDRIKAEALYSKLKVHQEKRDLFVPYQNPDIGAAFSFNTVLSIPYAIDQVEPLISGIK is encoded by the coding sequence GTGTCCACTGGTACACGCCCCGCGCTGACGCGGTTCGGCAGAATCTTCCCCCGTGTGGCCGTCGCCACCGCCGCCGCCGTCGCGCTCGCCGCCTGTGGCGGCGGCACCGAGAAGAAGGAGGCCGAGTCCACCCCCTCGGCCGCTCCGGACGCCAAGTCCGCCGCCTTCCCGGTGACCGTCGACCACAAGTACGGCAGCACCACGATCGACAAGGCGCCGGCGAAGGTCGTCACCCTCGGTCTGTCGGACCAGGACGCCGTCCTCGCCCTCGGCATCAAGCCGGTCGGCGCGGTGAACTGGTTCAAGGAGGACCCGTACGGCAAGTGGCCGTGGGCGAAGGACAAGTGGGGCGACGCCAAGCCCGCGATCGTCGGTGAGCGCGACGAGTACAACATCGAGAAGATCGCGGCCCTCAAGCCGGACCTGATCATCGCGCAGTACTCGGGCATGAAGAAGGAGCAGTACGACACCCTGTCGAAGATCGCCAAGGTTGTCGCCCAGCCCAAGGACCTGCCCGACTACGGCGCCTCCTGGCAGGTCATGACCCGCCAGATCGGCAAGTCCCTCGGCAAGGACACGGAGACCGAGAAGCTGATCGCGGACATCGACGCGCGCTTCAAGGCCGTCCGCGAGAAGCACCCCGACTTCGCGACGAAGACCATCGCCGTCGCCGACAGCTTCGAGGCCGGCAAGTACTCGGCGTTCACGAAGACCGACCCCAAGTCGATCTTCTTCTCCGAGCTCGGCTTCAAGCTGAAGCCCGAGATCGACGCCATGGTGGCGCAGCCCGGCTTCAACGTCGCCGAACTGAGCGCCGAGAAGCTCGACGTCCTCGACGTCGACCGCCTGGTGTGGGTCACCTCCAGCACCGAGGCCAACGACCGCATCAAGGCCGAGGCGCTCTACAGCAAGCTGAAGGTCCACCAGGAGAAGCGCGACCTGTTCGTGCCCTACCAGAACCCGGACATCGGCGCCGCGTTCTCCTTCAACACCGTCCTGTCGATCCCGTACGCCATCGACCAGGTCGAGCCGCTGATCTCGGGCATCAAGTAA